One stretch of Saccharopolyspora erythraea DNA includes these proteins:
- the ehuB gene encoding ectoine/hydroxyectoine ABC transporter substrate-binding protein EhuB, whose translation MRAATLDRRNFLLGAAGGAFAVLAATACSRVELGAEPDGGTLLERLRERGEVRVGFANESPYGFINSDAELTGESPEVARVIYRRLGVDRLVPIPSEFGALIAGLKVGLFDMIGAGMSVTPTRCKEVLFTNPEFIAPAAFLVPAGNPRGIRTFNDVAAQPDFRLGVLIGAVEADYAEASGVPKNRITPYADQPSGLDAVLTDRVDGFALTTISLRDALSKRQDSPLEITPGFVPIVEGRPEYTAGAFAFLPDQHNIVNAFNQQLAELKASGELLRIMAPFGFSQEEMTNLTSAELCSVPAS comes from the coding sequence GTGCGTGCAGCGACTCTCGACAGACGGAACTTCCTGCTGGGGGCAGCCGGAGGCGCGTTCGCCGTGCTGGCCGCCACGGCGTGCTCCCGCGTGGAGCTGGGCGCCGAGCCCGACGGCGGCACGCTCCTGGAGCGCCTGCGCGAGCGCGGCGAGGTGCGGGTCGGGTTCGCCAACGAGTCGCCGTACGGGTTCATCAACTCCGACGCCGAGCTGACCGGTGAGTCGCCCGAGGTGGCCAGGGTGATCTACCGGCGGCTGGGCGTGGACCGGCTGGTGCCCATCCCGTCGGAGTTCGGCGCGCTGATCGCGGGGCTCAAGGTCGGCCTGTTCGACATGATCGGGGCGGGGATGTCGGTGACGCCGACCCGGTGCAAGGAGGTCCTGTTCACCAACCCCGAGTTCATCGCGCCGGCGGCGTTCCTGGTGCCGGCGGGCAACCCGCGGGGCATCCGGACCTTCAACGACGTCGCGGCCCAGCCCGACTTCCGGCTGGGCGTGCTGATCGGCGCGGTGGAGGCCGACTACGCCGAGGCGTCGGGCGTGCCGAAGAACCGCATCACCCCCTACGCCGACCAGCCCAGCGGGCTGGACGCGGTGCTGACCGACCGGGTCGACGGCTTCGCGCTGACCACCATCTCGCTCAGGGACGCGCTCTCCAAGCGCCAGGACTCGCCGCTGGAGATCACGCCGGGGTTCGTGCCGATCGTCGAGGGTCGGCCCGAGTACACCGCGGGCGCCTTCGCGTTCCTGCCCGACCAGCACAACATCGTCAACGCCTTCAACCAGCAGCTCGCCGAGCTCAAGGCCAGCGGCGAGCTGCTGCGGATCATGGCGCCGTTCGGCTTCTCGCAGGAGGAGATGACCAACCTCACCAGCGCCGAGCTGTGCAGCGTCCCGGCGAGCTGA
- the murA gene encoding UDP-N-acetylglucosamine 1-carboxyvinyltransferase encodes MSEHFRVHGGARLVGEVDVVGAKNSVLKLMAAALLAEGTTTITNCPEILDVPLMGDVLRSLGCEVVIDGGTATITTPAEISHEAISPSMGKLRASVCVLGPLVARCRRAVVTLPGGDAIGSRPLDMHQNGLRQLGATSHIEHGAVVAEAENLHGAQIWLDFPSVGATENILMASVLAEGTTVIDNAAREPEIVDLCVMLQQMGAKIEGAGTSTLTVHGVSSLKAVEHRVIGDRIVGATWAFAAAATRGDIRVTGVDPRHVNLVLEKLRSAGAEVTTDEQGFRVVMGERPGAVDYVTLPFPGFPTDLQPMALALSAVADGTSMITENLFESRFRFIEELVRMGADARTDGHHAVVRGLDRLSSAPVWASDIRAGVGLVLAGLCADGVTEVWDVFHIDRGYPNFVENLRGLGAEIERVSA; translated from the coding sequence GTGAGTGAGCACTTCCGTGTGCACGGCGGAGCGCGCCTCGTCGGCGAGGTCGACGTGGTCGGGGCCAAGAACAGCGTGCTGAAGCTGATGGCGGCGGCCCTGCTGGCCGAGGGCACCACGACGATCACCAACTGCCCCGAGATCCTCGACGTCCCGCTGATGGGCGACGTGCTGCGCAGCCTCGGCTGCGAGGTCGTGATCGACGGCGGTACGGCGACCATCACGACCCCCGCCGAGATCAGCCACGAGGCGATCTCGCCCTCGATGGGCAAGCTCCGCGCGTCGGTGTGCGTGCTCGGCCCGCTGGTGGCCCGCTGCCGCCGCGCGGTGGTGACGCTGCCCGGCGGCGACGCGATCGGCTCCCGCCCGCTGGACATGCACCAGAACGGCCTGCGCCAGCTCGGCGCGACCAGCCACATCGAGCACGGCGCGGTGGTCGCCGAGGCCGAGAACCTGCACGGCGCGCAGATCTGGCTGGACTTCCCCAGCGTGGGCGCGACCGAGAACATCCTGATGGCCTCGGTGCTGGCCGAGGGCACCACGGTGATCGACAACGCCGCCCGCGAGCCGGAGATCGTCGACCTCTGCGTGATGTTGCAGCAGATGGGCGCCAAGATCGAGGGCGCGGGCACCTCCACGCTGACCGTGCACGGGGTCAGCTCGCTCAAGGCCGTGGAGCACCGCGTGATCGGCGACCGCATCGTGGGCGCCACCTGGGCGTTCGCCGCCGCGGCCACGCGCGGTGACATCCGGGTCACCGGCGTCGACCCGCGGCACGTGAACCTGGTGCTGGAGAAGCTGCGCAGCGCGGGCGCCGAGGTGACCACCGACGAGCAGGGCTTCCGCGTGGTGATGGGCGAGCGCCCGGGGGCCGTCGACTACGTCACGCTGCCCTTCCCGGGCTTCCCGACCGACCTGCAGCCGATGGCGCTGGCGCTGTCGGCGGTGGCCGACGGCACCTCGATGATCACCGAGAACCTGTTCGAGTCGCGGTTCCGGTTCATCGAGGAGCTGGTCCGGATGGGTGCCGACGCGCGCACCGACGGCCACCACGCGGTCGTGCGTGGCCTGGACCGGCTGTCGAGCGCGCCGGTGTGGGCCTCCGACATCCGCGCCGGGGTGGGGCTGGTGCTGGCCGGGCTGTGCGCCGACGGCGTGACGGAGGTGTGGGACGTCTTCCACATCGACCGGGGCTACCCGAACTTCGTGGAGAACCTGCGCGGCCTGGGCGCGGAAATCGAACGAGTGAGCGCCTGA
- a CDS encoding cob(I)yrinic acid a,c-diamide adenosyltransferase, with the protein MAVHLTKIYTRAGDGGRTRLSDNSLVSKTDPRLIAYADVDETNSVLGVALATAAFSPDVAEVLRAVQNDLFDVGADLSTPVVEAPAYPPLRITESYVERLEGWCDSYNERLGKLDSFILPGGTPGAALLHQARCVARRAERASWALVEADPDRTSVLPAKYLNRLSDLLFILARVANPEGDVLWKPGGNA; encoded by the coding sequence ATGGCAGTCCACCTCACGAAGATCTACACCCGGGCCGGTGACGGCGGACGGACGCGGTTGTCGGACAACTCCCTGGTCAGCAAGACCGACCCGCGCCTGATCGCCTACGCCGACGTGGACGAGACGAACTCGGTGCTGGGCGTGGCGCTGGCCACCGCGGCCTTCTCCCCCGACGTCGCCGAGGTGCTGCGGGCGGTGCAGAACGACCTGTTCGACGTCGGCGCCGACCTCTCCACGCCGGTCGTCGAGGCACCGGCGTACCCGCCGCTGCGCATCACCGAGAGCTACGTAGAGCGGCTCGAAGGCTGGTGTGACAGCTACAACGAGCGGCTGGGCAAGCTCGACTCGTTCATCCTGCCCGGCGGCACGCCCGGCGCCGCCCTGCTGCACCAGGCCCGCTGCGTGGCCAGGCGCGCGGAGCGGGCTTCGTGGGCCCTGGTCGAGGCCGATCCCGACCGGACGAGCGTGCTGCCCGCCAAGTACCTCAACCGCCTCTCGGACCTGCTGTTCATCCTCGCGCGGGTGGCCAACCCGGAGGGCGACGTGCTGTGGAAGCCGGGCGGCAACGCCTAG
- a CDS encoding GNAT family N-acetyltransferase: MRIELAGYRHPDAKRLIEDLQRVYLDRYGEEDRTPVDPAEFEPPRGVFLLGYLEGRAVASGGFRVLDSGQPGFRDGDVELKRMYTAPEVRGRGLSRLMLAELEARAAAAGHRRIVLETGNRQPEAIALYESAGYQEVEKFGVYRHEPDSVYLGKTI, translated from the coding sequence GTGCGGATCGAGCTCGCCGGCTACCGGCACCCCGACGCCAAGCGCCTGATCGAGGACCTGCAGCGGGTCTACCTCGACCGGTACGGCGAGGAGGACCGCACGCCGGTGGACCCCGCCGAGTTCGAGCCGCCGCGCGGGGTGTTCCTGCTCGGGTACCTCGAGGGGCGCGCGGTGGCCTCGGGAGGCTTCCGGGTGCTCGACAGCGGTCAGCCCGGGTTCCGCGATGGCGACGTGGAGCTGAAGCGGATGTACACCGCGCCCGAGGTGCGGGGACGCGGGCTGTCCCGCCTGATGCTGGCGGAGCTGGAGGCCAGGGCCGCGGCGGCGGGCCACCGGCGGATCGTGCTGGAGACCGGTAACCGCCAGCCGGAGGCGATCGCGCTCTACGAGTCGGCGGGGTACCAGGAGGTCGAGAAGTTCGGCGTCTACCGGCACGAGCCGGACAGCGTGTACCTGGGCAAGACGATCTGA
- a CDS encoding GNAT family N-acetyltransferase, protein MIDASDQQTQPFTIDAEPIDSPDSQQVLARYVAELGERFPAGFDTGRAAPPAPGDFTPPTGVFLVVRLDGRAVGCGALRTEAGEVGEIRRMWISGELRGRGAGRALLAELERRARALGCRRVRLDTAAELHEARKLYESSGYVEIPAYNDNSYARHWFEKTLE, encoded by the coding sequence GTGATTGACGCTTCCGACCAGCAGACCCAGCCGTTCACGATCGACGCCGAGCCGATCGACAGCCCCGACTCCCAGCAGGTGCTCGCCCGCTACGTGGCCGAGCTCGGCGAGCGCTTCCCCGCGGGCTTCGACACCGGCCGGGCCGCACCTCCCGCACCCGGCGATTTCACTCCGCCGACCGGGGTGTTCCTGGTGGTCAGGCTCGACGGGCGTGCCGTGGGCTGCGGGGCTCTGCGCACCGAGGCCGGCGAGGTGGGTGAGATCCGGCGCATGTGGATCTCGGGTGAGCTGCGCGGCAGGGGTGCGGGGCGGGCGCTGCTGGCGGAGCTCGAGCGCCGTGCGCGCGCGCTCGGGTGCCGCCGGGTCAGGCTCGACACCGCCGCCGAGCTGCACGAGGCCAGGAAGCTCTACGAGTCGTCGGGCTACGTCGAGATCCCCGCCTACAACGACAACTCCTACGCCCGGCACTGGTTCGAAAAGACGTTGGAATGA
- a CDS encoding LysR family transcriptional regulator, with the protein MAVDPSRLLVLLAIREQGSVTRAAEQTGRTPPAVSQQLARLEAEVGAQLVERLPHGARLTPLGARLAEHAERIADAVRRADAETADYLDQHRDRLRLGAFPTAGLALLPDVLAALRHRHPGAELSVVDLGPVEGLALVGKHELDLALVGEYGTALEAPPGVRLVALVDDPVRAVLPADHRLADRPVLRLADFADEPWAAAPRTLPNRRQLEEATRAQGFLPNVPFESESYAVAQAVVSAGVAVAFIPRLAISETPGTVHRPLSEPGLFRRIHAVVPASAGHAPLTEVCLRLLENLCAELAERFEGDR; encoded by the coding sequence ATGGCCGTCGATCCGTCCCGCCTCCTCGTCCTGCTGGCGATCCGCGAGCAGGGCAGCGTGACGCGCGCCGCGGAGCAGACGGGCCGGACACCGCCCGCCGTCTCGCAGCAGCTCGCCCGCCTCGAAGCCGAGGTAGGCGCGCAGCTGGTCGAACGCCTCCCGCACGGTGCCCGCCTGACACCGCTGGGAGCCCGGCTGGCCGAGCACGCCGAGCGCATCGCCGACGCCGTGCGCCGGGCCGACGCCGAGACCGCTGACTACCTCGACCAGCACCGCGACCGCCTCCGGCTCGGCGCCTTCCCCACGGCCGGCCTCGCGCTGCTGCCCGACGTCCTCGCCGCGCTCAGGCACCGGCACCCCGGCGCCGAGCTGTCGGTCGTCGACCTGGGCCCGGTGGAGGGCCTGGCGCTGGTCGGCAAGCACGAGCTGGACCTGGCGCTGGTCGGCGAGTACGGGACCGCGCTGGAGGCACCGCCGGGCGTGCGCCTGGTCGCGCTGGTCGACGATCCGGTCCGCGCCGTCCTGCCCGCCGACCACCGGCTCGCCGACCGGCCGGTGCTGCGGCTGGCGGACTTCGCCGACGAGCCGTGGGCGGCCGCACCACGCACGCTGCCCAACCGGCGGCAGCTCGAAGAGGCCACGCGCGCGCAGGGCTTCCTGCCGAACGTCCCGTTCGAGTCGGAGTCCTACGCCGTCGCCCAGGCTGTCGTGTCCGCCGGGGTGGCGGTGGCCTTCATCCCCAGGCTCGCGATCAGCGAGACGCCCGGGACCGTGCACCGGCCGCTGTCCGAGCCGGGCCTGTTCCGCCGCATCCACGCCGTCGTCCCGGCCAGCGCGGGGCACGCTCCCCTGACCGAGGTCTGCCTGCGGCTGCTGGAGAACCTGTGCGCGGAGCTGGCCGAGCGCTTCGAGGGTGACCGCTAG
- a CDS encoding DUF2550 domain-containing protein, whose protein sequence is MGSPVVWLAVVVGLLLAAALCVTALAWRRLKQLRAGGIDVALRTREDDRGRGWHLGVGHYRGEEFVWYRVLSLRSGPNLVLNRSVVEIACRRDPSVAEVYAMPAGATVLDLTGPGRHLEVAMGADALTGFLSWLESAPPGRSVPWAS, encoded by the coding sequence ATGGGGTCCCCGGTCGTGTGGTTGGCAGTCGTGGTCGGGCTGTTGCTCGCCGCGGCTCTGTGCGTCACGGCGCTGGCTTGGCGCCGTCTGAAGCAGCTGCGCGCCGGGGGCATCGATGTCGCCCTGCGCACCCGCGAGGACGACCGGGGCAGGGGCTGGCACCTCGGTGTCGGCCACTACCGCGGTGAGGAGTTCGTCTGGTACCGGGTGCTGAGCCTGAGGTCGGGGCCGAACCTGGTTCTGAACCGCAGCGTGGTGGAGATCGCGTGCCGCCGGGATCCGTCGGTGGCCGAGGTCTACGCGATGCCGGCGGGCGCGACCGTGCTGGACCTGACCGGCCCGGGGAGGCACCTGGAGGTCGCCATGGGGGCGGATGCGCTGACGGGCTTCCTGTCCTGGCTGGAGTCGGCTCCGCCGGGGCGTTCGGTGCCCTGGGCGTCGTGA